The following proteins come from a genomic window of Pirellula staleyi DSM 6068:
- a CDS encoding serine/threonine-protein kinase → MKPSVPSTILSEEAEERLAMLLADLADRAQRGEQVDLDQQCRSHPDLAAELRQLWGAVMVAQVAAASTSISMPPGSPKESDFPSGILELPCRFGDYDLLEELGRGGMGVVYRARQITLGREVAVKMILRGQLASPADRERFQAEAQAAAKLDHPGIVPVYEVGQVDGRPYFSMKYIQGTTLSHRLAEGPMDSREAATLLARVAHAIHFAHTKGVLHRDIKPSNILLDNAGFPHVTDFGLAKQTSDAASLTKTGAVLGTPAYMAPEQAAGARGQVGPVSDVYSLGVVLYHMLTGRPPFQAASPVDVVLMVLEQDPVPPRMLNPRADRDLEMIALRCLQKPTDLRYNSAALLARDLEAFLNDESIAARSGRFGQIVASWMRETHHAAVLENWGVLWMWHSLALILVCSLTTALQWNGVRDRLVYTFVWTAGLGAWAAVFWLLRRRIGPVTFVERQIAHIWAGSMICIGLLFPLEAWLELPVLRLSPVLGLVNGMAFLIKAGMLSGAFYVQALALFLSAALMAIFPDYAHLIFGVVSAACFFFPGLKYTRQRFTAPQARSSRSF, encoded by the coding sequence GTGAAGCCAAGCGTACCAAGCACGATTCTGTCTGAAGAAGCTGAAGAGCGGCTGGCGATGCTGCTGGCCGATCTGGCCGACCGAGCCCAGCGCGGCGAGCAAGTCGATCTCGATCAGCAATGCCGCTCGCATCCCGATCTCGCGGCTGAACTGCGCCAGCTGTGGGGCGCGGTGATGGTGGCCCAAGTGGCAGCCGCCAGCACGTCGATCTCCATGCCCCCTGGTTCTCCGAAGGAGAGCGATTTTCCGAGCGGCATCCTCGAGCTTCCGTGCCGCTTTGGCGACTACGATTTGCTCGAAGAACTTGGCCGTGGTGGCATGGGTGTGGTGTACCGGGCCAGGCAAATCACGCTCGGCCGCGAAGTGGCGGTGAAGATGATTTTGCGAGGCCAACTCGCTTCGCCAGCCGATCGCGAACGTTTTCAGGCCGAGGCTCAAGCGGCTGCGAAACTCGATCATCCGGGCATTGTGCCGGTGTATGAAGTGGGCCAGGTCGACGGACGTCCCTACTTCAGCATGAAGTACATTCAAGGGACCACGCTTAGTCACCGACTCGCTGAAGGGCCGATGGACTCGCGCGAGGCAGCGACGCTTTTGGCGCGAGTGGCTCACGCCATTCATTTCGCGCACACCAAAGGGGTACTGCATCGCGATATCAAGCCGTCGAACATTCTGCTCGATAACGCGGGCTTTCCCCACGTCACCGATTTCGGTCTCGCCAAGCAAACGAGCGACGCGGCTAGCCTCACCAAAACTGGCGCAGTCCTGGGAACACCGGCCTACATGGCACCGGAACAAGCCGCCGGCGCGCGAGGCCAAGTTGGACCTGTGAGCGATGTGTATAGCCTCGGTGTTGTGCTCTACCACATGCTGACCGGACGGCCGCCATTTCAAGCCGCTTCGCCGGTCGATGTGGTGCTGATGGTGCTCGAGCAAGATCCGGTTCCACCCCGAATGCTCAACCCGCGTGCCGATCGCGATCTCGAAATGATTGCGCTCCGCTGTCTGCAAAAACCGACCGACCTGCGCTACAACTCGGCAGCCCTACTGGCCCGCGATCTCGAAGCGTTTTTGAACGACGAAAGTATCGCCGCGCGAAGCGGACGCTTTGGCCAGATCGTCGCCTCGTGGATGCGCGAAACGCATCACGCCGCTGTGCTTGAAAATTGGGGCGTGCTCTGGATGTGGCACAGCCTGGCGCTGATTTTGGTCTGCTCGCTCACCACCGCGCTGCAGTGGAATGGTGTGCGCGATCGGTTGGTTTACACCTTCGTGTGGACCGCCGGTTTGGGTGCCTGGGCGGCTGTCTTCTGGCTGCTCCGCCGACGGATCGGCCCGGTGACCTTTGTCGAACGTCAGATCGCCCATATCTGGGCCGGTAGTATGATTTGCATCGGCCTTCTGTTTCCCCTCGAAGCTTGGCTCGAACTCCCGGTGCTGCGACTTTCACCCGTGCTGGGGCTCGTCAATGGCATGGCCTTTTTGATCAAGGCGGGGATGCTCAGCGGGGCCTTTTATGTGCAGGCGCTCGCACTCTTTTTGTCGGCCGCGCTGATGGCGATTTTTCCCGACTATGCCCACCTGATCTTCGGTGTGGTCTCAGCTGCTTG